DNA sequence from the Glycine soja cultivar W05 chromosome 18, ASM419377v2, whole genome shotgun sequence genome:
ATCAaaacatgaataaaattaacatttttactattcaaataaataaataaaaacaaaattttaattctgtCTTAAGATTTCAAAATGTTCTTGGGTCAAATCCGATCCATTATTTACATTAAGgaaacttttcttttgtttatagTTAAAAGTTGAAGATATATACACCGGAGACTATGTTTCATACAGTGTAGCATTATTGATTGAAGTTATATGCATTATTCCACCTGCTACAAAAGGCAAAATGCCATATAATTTATtccatattaaaattataaggttACACAAGTACAATTTAAATTGAACTAAACAAACAATTCACAATTTCCCAACCCAAGAGAAATCActtaaacaacaaaaaagacCAAACAACTTCCCCCTTTTGAAGGGTACAAAGTTTACAACAAACAAATTTATGTGTCACTTCTAATTAATTCACTCTCCTGCAGTTCTTCCTAATCTCACCTTGTGACCCAGTTAAGGGTTTGATATCTCCCATCCTAATCATTGCTTTAACAAAGTCAGTATCAAATGCCTTGTTATTCTGGCTGTAAGTTCTTACCAGTGAATCAGTGGATCCACCATTGAAAAGCACTTGATCAGAATTCAGGAGTCCCCTTTTGATGAGAAGGTTTTTGAAGTAGTTGTTGTCAAAATGATTTGGAGTTCTGAAGTCTAGATTTGCTAGATTGTTGTCACCTGTGCCATTAGTCCTAGGACACCTCCTCTGCCTGGCCAATGCAAATGTTCTATCAATGTTGGTTTGATTGTATATGCGATCTCTGAAACTAGTACACCTTGCTTTGCCAAATGTGTGAGCTCCTGCAAGTGAAACCACACACATAATATCATAAATAGAAATTTTCAGTATtcctatataatttttaataactgATTTACTGTTGTTAGTCTCATGTACTAGTCTCACTAATaattattaagtttaattttcatgcgCTGttagtgtaaatatttttttacagtgtCAACTAATTAGAAATCTCATTAGATAagacattctaattaaattcatattatttacttacttttatgaatgataaattaaatatatggaGGACTCTCGAAATAGagtatttctttattattttttgattattaactTCATTCTCTCTATTTAGAGAATTTGAGGTTACTAAATCCCATAACTATAATGTAGCTGTAATTTCTGTTGATTTATGAAATTGCttgttattcatattttatagttatatatgaaatatatttttttttcaatgacaGACAACAAGGTTTGAACTTaagattttgtgaaattttaattttcaccaTTAGGTCAATCCTAATATTAGATTCACTTATTTCCCCGTACATTGAAAAATCATGGATGATTCTTGGTTGGTTAAATGTGCCTTTCTTGTTGCTTAAATGTGTTACTATTTAAGGACATGACTTCAAACTTAGAAAAAGGACTTGATCCAATGCATGTGGTTGTTTAAATGTCACATTCTAGTATGAATTTTGGAAAGGAAAAATCACTGTTATATGCAAAACCGATATTAAAACGTGTCTCAAGTCTCAACTAAACACAGACAAAAGGAGTAATTGTTCATATAATGGAAGGGAGAGATCAAAGATGGggaaaaataagataaagaagaaaaaagagaaataccaGATAAAGCAACCATGTCCCTAGCAGAGAGTCCTTGATCTCGAAACCTTGTGATAAGGTTGGTGAGGTTAGATGTGGGAGGTGGAATAACACCAGTGTTAGCAGCAGTAAAGTTGGCAGTTCTGGAATCCCTTCTTCCAAGTCTAACTTTCCAAAATGGCCCTCCAAGCTGCACAatacaacaaataaatattttaaggacttcaaagttcagaaacgacatatttatcaaatatgttTGGAAAATCACActacaaacaaatataatttatatgctaATGATAGAATCATTAGACTTAATTAACTTCTTTGCTATAAACTTTATGTAATGCAGATATGataattagtataaatattataagtctatactgttattatttttggtttttcacaaatatttttttttgtttgtttagatAACCCTGTATGAAACATAgatgaatattaaatataaatacctCTTACGAAGGAATTCAAATCTTAATTTGTCACGTTTTGAGGAAGTAATCCATTCtgttagattcaattttcttGATGTCTATTGTGTTAGATCGATGTAACACattgatatataattttattgatatgagaaattaatatatatcgTTGGTGAATCATACTTTTTGCATAGATATACACTGTTAATATAAACGTTGTAACTCTACACTAACAATATGTCTCATTACATTAatacaacaaataataatatactaatatatagcgtaaaagttttttatattttcatttaatcataaataattaattatgaatgataaaattattgatttttataacagtcatcttaaaattcatattaaaaattatttctgatCTAGGCTTATTAAACTCGATGTTTAGCAGATTAATTAGGTTTGAACTCACAAGAACAACAGAGTCACGAGAAGCAATGTCCAAGATATCAGCACATGAGACCACACCAGGGCATATTTTCTCGACCTCAGACTTGATAGCATCAATTACTTCAAAGCCTCTCACTGAATTGTTGTTAGCAGCTGCAGTTTTCTCCCCCTGGAAGGTTGGAGTGTCATCAAGTAGTATTGACCCATCACAGCCCTGTTTCCATTAAAGCACCATCAATCATATATCTCAAACATGACCAAAGAATTACCATAAATTTGATTCAGAGATCTTTTGAAGGCAAAAagaattagttaaattttaatttatccaaaaaaatttaattaaaattcatgcataagttgattttagtttacggaagagttttttttttaattttcttttcatataagTGCTTATATATAGAAGCTTATCTAAATAGGACtataattttgaatgaattTAGGATACTATGTTttgatttgagaaaatatttttattattattttatgttttaataaataataataaaattgctattttattttattaattttctgttcataaaattttgaattgaaaaatgttttttttttcactttttttttacaaactttgaaagcaagaaatattttaaaataatatgatatttatatatattcatttataaaaacatgaagtaaaaataataattacttaaagaTAATatgttttggtttttaaaaagaatgaaaaatactACATATTTACCCGGAAACTATCTGCTATCATTATTAATAAacgtataataaattaaaaacttatcaaaattaatttttgttttgaataacatTACTGAAAGAGGACAAAATCAATTTCTTAGTGTCAAATCAACGCACCGTGCTACGTTAATATCTCAGTACAAGTGTCTGTGTATTATATTAGTCGGTAACAAAAAGTGATAAATATAACCATTGATTTACCAAGAGagaggtaaaaaatataaaattaatgagtgaaaaaaaagttaagttatttatttacaaCGTTTGCATTGTTAAAAGACAAGTGAAAGATGCATGAGTTATATCATATATGTACTTGTCATCACCAGTGAGATCTTAACTGAGAAAATTATGGAGAGGTTTTGAAAAAAGGACATGAGCTATATAGCCCCAAAATGTAGATAGCTAAAAAGAGTTACTTCATGAACAAAAAAGATCATATCACATGCAAAAGTCCTAATAATCTagtagtaaaaaatataattggtaAGAAAAATCCTATTAAAAGTGATATGTTAGTTAGGTTTTTCAGTAAAATTAGCCAATAAATACTTCACACTGATATACCATTAAAAAAAGTCATACTCtagtagaagaaaaaaaaaactagtataaAGGTTAGGAGTAAATTACTTGAACAAAGCAGTCATGGAAGAAGAGACGAACAATAGATGCCCCAATGCGAGGTTCTCTGACAACAGCAGATTTAACTACAGATTTTACAGTGTTGAAAACGTTGGGACATGTCTTGGAATAGAAGTTCTTTGAGAGGTTAGCTGAAGAGGTCCCTGAAAGAAGCAGTAACACAGCCAATGCAACAATAGCtgatgaagagaaagaagaagaacgaatAGGAGAAAGTGCCATTCTTATAAATTGAAGCTATAGAAGTGGCTGTAGTAAAATGTGCATACGAGAGCTTCAATATATAGAGACCATGATGAAGCTGGTAGTTCACACCCTCACCTAATTATTTTATCAGCTTTACGTGAACATCTCTGCATTGAATTgacctatttttatttttgtcatcatgatatttatattgatataaaacatttattaattttattaataattaatctttataaaaaaaatgtttaactaattaatatttttaatagaattttttaatcatattttttttttatctataaaactaGAATGCATGCaagactttatttaaaaaaaatgaatctatTTTTGTCAGATAAATCTCACATATAATTAGTGGTTTGAATTGATGACAATAAAGACGATTCatttaacttttcttttaaattgggAAACATGCACATTAAATTACGATGAAATGAACTTAGTTTGTTCGATCAGGGGTGTtatgcttttgatttttcaacaTTGTAGGGTCCGCATCCGTGTTGCCTAGCTGCTAGGAAAGAACATGCATGCATGCCAATGTTGATGACTAGTAAAATTAACTAAAGGTTGCAAAAACCCGtgctatatattttattttatgatattacctagagatatagtattttatattatctttataACATAACGatattaatatttacaaataacaTATAATAGAATGTTTTAGTTGTTTATTCAATTCTtatgatattaatatatataaacttgaaaatattGGAAAACGtagagaaaatatataattgaaaagatAGACAACTACTTAATTAAATGTCCGAGCTTGCTTGTTTTATATATGGTTCTTTTAAATCTCCAGAGCATGTGATAAATTAGGGGTTCACCAATACGAATGTGACAGATTAATATTATAATGGCCACACACACTGCCCTAGAGTTATAAGAAAATAACTACTGTCCTTGATCGCCGATCCAAGTGTCTCACTCTCACTTCTTCTCTTCGTTGATATGTCTCACTCTAACTTAGTTacaaataattgtaaaatttttaagtattgtctttattttgattatgaaaatggAGCGGTTCAATTGTCCttgcattttaatattatattttcttcctATTGATTAATAGTCTTTAACGAAGATCAACGAATTAAACTCAAGTCAAATAAGCTCAATCGTAAACTTTCGTTTGAATGTGCGTTTAAAAAGTAATGCATTGCACGAGCAGGACGTGTGTTGATTGCTTATGCACACATGTTTGTTGTAATATACCATGAtggtttatatattattaattaagcaAATTATATAGTTAGATTAATTCTAATTTACGTATGCTGAAAAGGATGTTTGGTCAAGATTGTCGACGTCGTAATTAGTCTGATTATTCTTGATCAAACTAATATATTCAGTATATTTTATTGAGATAAAGATGCTTTACCCAGATCATGGAAAATCGTGTATCTCTCTATAGAACGAGATGATTCACactaaacataaattatttgcGCCAGAAATGTTTCCTATGAAACAAACCTCTGGTCCGTTGATTATTATGTGCCTAGAAACATGTTTGAGGAGAAAGAAACCAAAGGCATCAGTAAGATCTATTCCATACTTTTTCCCTACGTTAATTTTGAGAGCAAAtcaaattttactaaaattaagGAGTAAAGGGTTATGTTCCAACTTATATAAAAACACGTACTAGTAAGTAGTAACAGCCAAAGAACTTAAAACAAGATGAGAACTTGAAATAAGTCAAAACTCCCACCAATTCTGAGGGTTATGATACCATTTCGTATAAAAGATAAGGGTTCTTTTAGATCTCCGCAAAATCCATTTCTACTAGGCAACCTTAATTCTATTAAGTAGATATGAGAAAAAAGTAACATATATAGTTTGATCTTAATTATGACAAGGCTCCATCAATgctattataaattaatgagGAATATAActtgtaataattaaataagaattttgATACACACCACTTCTTTATGACCTCGCTCCCACGCAAACCTCTGGCATCTAGAATGAGAAGAAGTTTCACTTTTAACTTGTCCGTAAAACAAACATCACCATATTATTATTTGGATATTGCTAACTAATACTCTTagattattaattaagaaaataaaaaaaaatattgtgaaaatcgtaaaaaaatgtaaaaaaaattatggataacatgtataattttgtatattttaataattttttttagtttcttaactaATGCCTTAAAAGAAttagttaacatttttttactattttatttctctttattaatTACCTTACATATTTTTcgttctgttttttttaatctttctttGTTGTACAAAATTGTCcatattaattttacaaatacaGTTCCTAGCAAGTGACACGAAACCAATTAATGATATATACGTATTCTTCGCTGTTCTGATGTCAACGCATTAGTTAGCTATCCACATCATATTTACATGAAGTTCAAGCATGCATGTGCTTGCAATACAATTCAAAAGAAAGGGGCACTTATAGCAATGCGGCGGTAACTCGTTTTCCTAAAGtagaaaaatgttatatattatatacaaaagcattttaatatttgtatgaGGTATCTTAATTAGTTCATATAAACATACGTGTATGATGCAAAATCAAAGACTTGTATTCAAAGACAGTAATTAATTGTTGACAGTGGATTTTATTTCGAGAATACTAGttattttgattataattaatttgactcaaattcttaatgtatactttttctgtttgattataaattataatattgagGACTTATGATTCAAATCCTCTTAGTAAGTTAATAGTGTTTAGCTTTTAGTTGATAACATATGTATGTGTCAAACTTAATTCTCTAATTCGATCAAGACCCTGGTCTACTGATAAATTTGAGTAACGAAATTTGACTTGATTGTCAAATAATCAAATCCAATATGCCAGATAAATTTGTTATCGTGAACAAGTAGGTAAAAGATTTATTTCAATTTAGTCTTGAAGTTAATCGAATCACAATTTACATGGGGAAAAGAAATTATGTGCCAAGGGGAAATCGTTTTGCCGTGCTGGGTCGAGCTAGGTAAATGCAAAGAAGGGAGAGACATGTAGCCGAGCTATCAATTGAGTGGGTTGTGCGTGGTGAAGTCAGAGGTATGTCAATCTTTGAGGAGGGATCTTTGATGGGGAAGAAGTAGTGATGTTGGAGAAGTTGAAACATATGGAAGAGAGCGATAAAATTGGGTTGTTAGAAGCTCAAAAAGAACATTTGAAGGGAAGGAGAGGTTTTATGATGTAGATGCTATCAAACAACATTAGGGCACTTGGGGGAAAGGTGAAGGAGGAATTTATTTGAAGATTGATACAAAATGAGAAAATACAATTTCTTTGCTtacaagaaacaaagaaagaagtggttgataatattttttgttgttttttgggATGATGGGGATTTCCATTGGATAGCATCACCGGCACGTGGAGCTTCAAGGGATTTGTTGTGCATTTGGGATACAAAGTGTTTTCAACTTAGAATTCATTTTGTAAATGAAAGGTTTGTGGGAGTGGAAGGAATGCGGAAAGAGAAGTCACAATAAACATTTATGCACCGTGTGAGAGGATGCAAAAGAGAAGTATTTGTGAGGATTTGAgggagaaaaagaatgaagtagGGGAAAGAATGAAGTTTAATAACTTCAAAAAGTTTATTTGGTATAGAccaaataaaaaagtaagaagTCAATTGATTGAGTCTTGGTAACTAGAAAGTGGTTGAATTTGTGGTCAATCCAGaaacatataataaatttttgatatatataaatatttcagaTCATTATCCTATTTGGGTAAAGAATTCTATTATTGATTGGGAACCTAACCCTTTAAGGTTCTTGATTGTTTGTTCTTGAATAAAAGATTTGTGAAGTATGTGAAAGAAATAtgaaatgatttaaatattGTAGGGTGGGAAACTTATTCACTTAAAGAGAAATTGAAGGAGTTGAAGAAGGGATTGATCATGAAAGTGTGGAACTTGGAGCATTTTGGGAACATAGAAACAAGACAAAGTCAAATTGAAAAAGAGATGAGTGagttagagaaaaaaagaagatcaAGAGGAACTTTGTGAGGAGGAGGTGAGTAGGAAAAAGAGTTACAAGAGGAGTTTTGGAGGGTGATCACTGTTGGGAAAACTTGGACTTTCCTACTTCGTGAAGTTAAGATAGACACTTAGTCATTAAAGGTAGTAATGAGAGCACACAATTATAATTCTCAAATATGGAGATTCTTCCACTATACAAAAGAATAGTAGGATTACAAGGATGTGTTTACAAAATTGACTCACTCTACGATGACTCTTTAACTTTTTAGCTTTCTTACTCTAAGAAGTGGATTGACTCTTGTCTTGGATGGTTAGGAATGAAGGCTCCTATCTTGGCTCACTCAAGCTTGAGGATAGAGACTTCCAAGCTTGAAGATAGAGATTTTTCAAACTATTTATCTTCTCTTACAAAGAGGCTCTCTAACTTTTTAGTTGTGGAGTAAACACCGAATAGATTTACATCGGTGGACCATGAGCCACTACATGAGGGAACTTGACACCACattttaacccaaaaccttaaggttcaggtttatgggtcttcctcacttatatggttcTCAACTTTTTCACTTTTGCCCGATatgggacttcacctcacacttgtaactCAACAGTCACATATAATAAATCTTTGACACGataaaaatcaacaacaaaaaaaagtgatagAAGGTGGtcaaaattcaatatatttcatgtttttgttaattagaggagaaagaaaaatatgttgAGAGGGTTGAATATTGCCGATAATGAGTGGGTGGATAACCCTTTGTAGGATAAAGAAGGAATTGGAgagattttttaattgagatttttAGACTAAAGTTGGAATGAGTTAGAATGAAGTAGGTAAATCCTCAACTAATTGAACAATGAGCTTCAATTTCGGTTCAAACTTCaatttaagatattattttGAGAAATCGAAATGTAACAATCAAACATATCTT
Encoded proteins:
- the LOC114395156 gene encoding peroxidase 4-like, which gives rise to MALSPIRSSSFSSSAIVALAVLLLLSGTSSANLSKNFYSKTCPNVFNTVKSVVKSAVVREPRIGASIVRLFFHDCFVQGCDGSILLDDTPTFQGEKTAAANNNSVRGFEVIDAIKSEVEKICPGVVSCADILDIASRDSVVLLGGPFWKVRLGRRDSRTANFTAANTGVIPPPTSNLTNLITRFRDQGLSARDMVALSGAHTFGKARCTSFRDRIYNQTNIDRTFALARQRRCPRTNGTGDNNLANLDFRTPNHFDNNYFKNLLIKRGLLNSDQVLFNGGSTDSLVRTYSQNNKAFDTDFVKAMIRMGDIKPLTGSQGEIRKNCRRVN